The Providencia sp. PROV188 genome includes a region encoding these proteins:
- the kdpD gene encoding two-component system sensor histidine kinase KdpD, whose translation MNNQEPIRPNPDDLLVKANESGRGKLKIFFGACAGVGKTYAMLQEAQRLRAQGLDVLIGVVETHEREETAALLDGLPQLPPLKISHRGRRLHAFDIDAALARHPAIILMDELAFSNPNGSRHPKRWQDVEELLDAGIDVLTTVNVQHIESLNDIVGSITGIRVRETVPDHIFDAANEVVLVDLPPDDLRQRLKEGKVYIPGQAERAIEHFFRKGNLIALRELALRRTADRVDDQMREFRDGKGEAPVWHTRDGLLLCIGHNTGNEKLVRAAARLAAKFGSVWHAVYVETPTLHQLPENQRRAILKALRLAQDLGAETTTLSDPNEEKAILRYAREHNLGKILIGRRDKHRKWYKFNLHQGFADRLGKLGPDLDLIIVALEEKSDWDKEPERKPFTEKWRSDVNGYLMAIAMCAAITLFSRTFLLALDKANLVTLYLLGVVLVALFYGRRPSVFAALVNVISFDLFFVQPHFSLAIMDMQYLVTFTVMLIVGVVVGNLTAGMRYQARIARYREQRTRHLYEMTKELGQALSTEDIGKTGYHFLNNAFQAKTCLLLPDENNQLTPLQCEGYSQLQIDKAIAKWSFDKRQPAGAGTDTLPSVPYQLQPITTADETLAVLAIEPRNIRQLLIPEQQRMLQTFTGLIASSLSRLQLTKQAERAKLDVEREQLRNSLLAALSHDLKTPLTVLFGQSEILMLELSAENSPLTAQVSQMRQQVLSTSRLVNNLLDMARLQSGGIHPNLEWESLQEITSSAVRILDYTLDSHPLDIDIPADLLLYCDGNLIERVIINLLENAIKYSDSDTPIGIRASIESQKAHIEVWDASNAIPDGQEKTIFDKFSRAQKESAIPGVGLGLAICRAIIHLHEGEIWAENNEKGGASFHFILPLKPLPEIENEI comes from the coding sequence ATGAATAATCAGGAGCCTATCCGCCCAAACCCAGATGACCTGTTGGTAAAGGCAAACGAAAGTGGACGTGGCAAACTTAAGATTTTCTTCGGTGCTTGTGCTGGTGTCGGGAAAACTTACGCCATGTTGCAAGAAGCACAACGCCTTCGAGCACAAGGGTTAGATGTGCTGATTGGCGTGGTCGAAACTCATGAACGAGAAGAAACCGCCGCGCTACTGGATGGGCTCCCTCAACTTCCTCCATTAAAAATCAGCCATCGAGGGCGTCGTCTGCACGCCTTCGATATTGATGCTGCATTGGCAAGGCATCCTGCCATTATCTTGATGGATGAACTTGCCTTCAGTAATCCAAATGGCAGCCGCCACCCTAAACGCTGGCAAGATGTCGAAGAATTACTGGATGCAGGTATTGACGTTCTCACCACCGTTAACGTTCAACATATTGAAAGCTTAAATGACATTGTCGGCAGCATCACCGGTATCCGCGTGCGTGAAACGGTGCCTGACCATATTTTTGATGCCGCCAATGAAGTGGTTTTAGTGGATTTGCCTCCAGATGACCTTCGCCAACGTTTAAAAGAAGGCAAAGTGTATATTCCGGGGCAAGCTGAACGTGCTATCGAGCATTTCTTCCGTAAAGGTAACTTAATTGCTTTACGGGAATTAGCCCTGCGCCGCACGGCTGATCGCGTTGATGATCAAATGCGTGAATTTCGCGATGGTAAAGGTGAAGCCCCCGTTTGGCATACCCGCGATGGGTTACTCCTGTGTATCGGGCATAATACGGGCAATGAAAAACTGGTTCGCGCTGCTGCTCGCCTTGCCGCTAAGTTCGGCAGTGTTTGGCATGCGGTGTATGTAGAGACGCCAACATTACACCAACTTCCTGAAAATCAGCGCCGTGCCATTTTAAAAGCCTTGAGGTTAGCTCAAGATTTAGGTGCAGAAACCACCACGCTTTCTGATCCTAATGAAGAAAAAGCCATTTTGCGCTACGCACGGGAACATAATCTCGGTAAAATTTTGATCGGCCGACGCGATAAACACCGCAAATGGTATAAATTCAATTTACACCAAGGTTTTGCCGATAGACTCGGTAAACTCGGACCTGATTTAGATTTGATCATTGTCGCCCTTGAAGAAAAAAGCGATTGGGATAAAGAGCCAGAAAGAAAGCCGTTTACCGAAAAATGGCGCTCTGATGTCAATGGCTATTTAATGGCGATCGCCATGTGTGCAGCCATCACCCTATTCTCTCGAACCTTCTTATTGGCACTGGATAAAGCCAACTTAGTCACTCTCTATTTATTGGGCGTGGTATTAGTCGCGCTATTTTACGGTCGTCGCCCTTCTGTTTTCGCCGCGTTAGTCAACGTGATCAGTTTCGATTTATTTTTCGTTCAGCCCCATTTTTCATTAGCAATTATGGATATGCAGTATCTGGTTACGTTCACTGTGATGCTGATTGTGGGGGTGGTTGTCGGGAATCTCACCGCGGGTATGCGCTACCAGGCAAGAATTGCGCGTTATCGAGAACAACGCACGCGCCATTTATATGAAATGACCAAAGAGCTAGGTCAAGCCCTCAGCACGGAAGATATCGGCAAAACAGGCTATCACTTTTTAAACAATGCATTTCAGGCAAAAACCTGTTTGTTACTCCCTGATGAAAATAACCAACTGACGCCATTACAGTGCGAAGGTTATAGCCAGTTGCAAATCGACAAAGCTATCGCAAAATGGAGCTTTGATAAGCGCCAGCCCGCTGGTGCAGGGACGGACACACTTCCCAGCGTGCCGTACCAATTACAGCCTATCACAACGGCGGATGAAACCCTTGCCGTGCTCGCCATTGAGCCGCGTAATATTCGCCAATTATTGATCCCCGAGCAGCAACGTATGCTGCAAACCTTTACCGGGTTAATCGCCAGTAGCCTTTCCCGCCTGCAACTGACCAAACAAGCAGAAAGAGCCAAATTGGATGTTGAACGGGAGCAATTACGAAATTCACTGCTGGCAGCCCTATCCCATGACCTCAAAACGCCACTGACTGTTTTATTTGGTCAAAGCGAAATTTTGATGCTGGAGTTATCAGCCGAAAATTCACCGCTCACCGCACAAGTCAGCCAGATGCGCCAACAGGTATTAAGCACTTCGCGATTAGTGAATAATTTATTGGATATGGCTCGCTTACAATCTGGGGGGATCCACCCCAATTTGGAATGGGAATCTCTGCAAGAAATTACGAGCAGCGCAGTTCGCATCTTGGACTACACTTTAGATAGTCACCCACTTGATATTGATATTCCAGCCGATTTACTCTTGTATTGTGACGGTAACTTGATTGAGCGCGTCATCATTAACTTGCTCGAAAATGCCATAAAATACAGTGATAGCGATACTCCGATTGGTATTAGAGCGTCTATCGAATCACAAAAAGCTCATATCGAAGTGTGGGATGCCAGCAATGCCATTCCCGATGGGCAAGAAAAAACCATTTTCGATAAATTTTCCCGCGCACAAAAAGAATCAGCAATTCCGGGAGTTGGCTTAGGTTTAGCTATCTGTCGTGCTATTATCCATCTCCATGAAGGGGAAATTTGGGCTGAAAATAATGAAAAAGGTGGCGCCAGCTTCCATTTTATTTTGCCGTTAAAGCCATTACCTGAAATTGAAAACGAAATTTAG
- the kdpC gene encoding potassium-transporting ATPase subunit KdpC, with translation MSMFRSSLMILVLLTLVTGIAYPLLVTGLANVIFPTQSMGSLILQDNRIIGSSLIGQSYQNDNYFYGRPSVTAEMPYNALASGGSNLAISNPLLTKELTERSVALKQHEPDGGDILPVDLLTASSSGLDPHISVAAALYQAPRIAKNRQLSIDKVKSLISDNTQSPLFRFLGEPVVNVLELNLALDTYQREANSQNL, from the coding sequence ATGAGCATGTTTCGTTCTTCATTGATGATTTTAGTTCTGTTAACGCTGGTAACTGGGATTGCTTATCCGCTACTCGTGACGGGGCTTGCTAATGTCATTTTTCCAACTCAATCGATGGGTTCACTGATCCTACAAGATAATCGCATTATCGGTTCATCGTTGATTGGGCAGTCTTACCAAAATGACAATTACTTTTATGGTCGCCCGTCCGTGACCGCAGAAATGCCCTATAACGCACTGGCTTCCGGTGGCAGTAACCTTGCTATCAGTAATCCACTGTTAACCAAAGAATTGACTGAACGCTCGGTCGCATTGAAACAGCATGAACCCGATGGTGGTGATATTCTGCCTGTGGATTTACTGACCGCCTCTTCCAGCGGGCTAGATCCCCATATTTCGGTTGCCGCTGCGTTATATCAAGCACCGCGTATTGCTAAAAACAGACAGTTATCGATAGACAAGGTAAAATCGCTTATATCTGACAATACGCAATCTCCTCTGTTTCGATTTTTAGGAGAGCCAGTCGTCAACGTATTAGAGTTAAACCTTGCCCTTGATACCTATCAACGGGAAGCTAACAGCCAAAATCTCTGA
- a CDS encoding YbfA family protein, whose amino-acid sequence MSTYQEYSRNQVLLRRTAAVTAGIIAFPVMVFYPKRARFYSYLHKVWAKTSDKPVWLASSEMTMESHR is encoded by the coding sequence ATGTCCACATATCAAGAATATTCCCGTAATCAGGTACTTTTACGCCGCACTGCTGCTGTAACAGCTGGCATTATTGCGTTTCCGGTTATGGTTTTTTACCCAAAAAGAGCAAGATTTTATAGCTACCTGCATAAAGTCTGGGCTAAAACGAGCGATAAACCTGTATGGTTGGCTAGCTCGGAAATGACGATGGAAAGCCATCGTTAA
- a CDS encoding type 2 GTP cyclohydrolase I — MHNFKLEELINDELKVSEIQDYAPNGLQVEGRPHVKKIVTGVTACQALLDEAVRLNADAVIVHHGYFWKNEPAIIKGMKRNRLKTLLANDINLYGYHLPLDAHPVLGNNVQLAHIMGVQVNGNIEPLMPFGFFDQPITPAELTQRLETRLGRKVLHCGDNAKEEIRQIAWCTGGGQGFIMQAAEFGVDAFVTGEVSEQTIHIAREMGIHFYSAGHHATERYGIKALTEWLNDNHEVNATFIDIDNPA; from the coding sequence ATGCATAATTTTAAGTTAGAAGAACTGATTAACGACGAGCTGAAAGTCAGTGAAATCCAAGACTATGCTCCAAATGGATTACAAGTAGAGGGTCGTCCCCACGTTAAAAAAATCGTGACAGGCGTGACGGCTTGCCAAGCATTATTGGATGAAGCGGTCAGACTCAATGCCGATGCTGTGATTGTGCATCATGGCTACTTTTGGAAAAACGAACCGGCCATTATCAAAGGCATGAAAAGAAATCGCCTAAAAACGTTACTGGCGAATGACATTAACCTGTACGGTTATCACCTACCATTAGATGCTCACCCAGTATTAGGCAACAATGTGCAACTGGCTCATATTATGGGCGTGCAAGTCAATGGCAACATTGAGCCACTGATGCCATTTGGCTTTTTCGACCAACCCATTACCCCAGCGGAATTAACCCAACGTTTAGAAACACGCTTAGGGCGCAAAGTATTGCATTGTGGCGACAACGCCAAAGAAGAAATTCGTCAAATTGCATGGTGTACTGGCGGTGGTCAGGGCTTTATTATGCAAGCGGCGGAGTTTGGTGTAGATGCCTTCGTGACAGGGGAAGTGTCAGAACAAACTATTCATATCGCAAGAGAAATGGGAATCCATTTCTACAGCGCAGGGCACCACGCAACAGAGCGTTATGGGATTAAGGCGTTGACGGAGTGGTTGAATGATAATCATGAGGTAAATGCTACCTTCATCGATATCGATAACCCCGCCTAA
- the kdpB gene encoding potassium-transporting ATPase subunit KdpB translates to MKNQKTQLFDSKLVRQSTIDAIKKLTPQAQWRNPVMFVVYIGSIITTLLWIAMVAGYSEGNAWFSGMVTLWLWFTVLFANFAEALAEGRSKAQAQSLKGVKQQSRATKLATASLDAPQEMVSSDQLRKGDIVLIRAGETIPCDGEVIEGGASVDESAITGESAPVIRESGGDFSSVTGGTRVLSDWLIVECTVNPGETFLDRMISMVEGAQRRKTPNEIALTILLTALTIIFVLVCATLYPFTLFATEYAGAGGAVSIIVLIALLICLIPTTIGGLLSSIGVAGMSRMLGANVIATSGRAVEAAGDVDVLLLDKTGTITLGNRQASEFLPLSGVSEQQLADAAQLSSLADETPEGRSIVVLAKQKFNLRERDIHAMNATFVPFSAMTRMSGVNVGERMIRKGSADAIRRYVEANHGKFPVEADKLVEQVAQTGGTPLVVVDSQTVLGVVALKDIVKGGMKERFAQMRAMGIKTVMITGDNHLTAAAIAAEAGVDDFLAEATPEAKLALIRQYQSEGRLVAMTGDGTNDAPALAQADVAVAMNSGTQAAKEAGNMVDLDSNPTKLIEVVHIGKQMLMTRGSLTTFSIANDIAKYFAIIPACFAVTWPQLNALNIMHLHSPASALLSAVIFNALIIVFLIPLALKGVNYRPMSSQSLLQRNLSLYGLGGLIVPFVGIKLIDMFISLFGI, encoded by the coding sequence ATGAAAAATCAAAAAACACAATTATTTGATAGCAAACTGGTTCGCCAATCGACAATTGATGCCATTAAAAAACTGACACCACAAGCACAATGGCGTAACCCAGTCATGTTCGTGGTTTACATCGGCAGTATTATTACGACTTTATTATGGATAGCGATGGTCGCTGGCTATAGTGAAGGCAATGCTTGGTTTAGTGGCATGGTCACTTTATGGCTATGGTTTACGGTGCTGTTTGCCAACTTTGCAGAAGCTTTAGCGGAAGGTCGTAGTAAGGCTCAAGCTCAGAGTTTAAAAGGCGTCAAACAGCAAAGCCGTGCCACTAAACTGGCGACTGCCTCTCTTGATGCGCCACAAGAAATGGTCAGTTCAGACCAACTACGCAAAGGCGATATCGTCCTGATCCGCGCAGGGGAAACCATCCCTTGTGATGGTGAAGTGATTGAAGGCGGCGCATCAGTGGATGAAAGTGCCATTACAGGTGAATCCGCGCCGGTGATCCGTGAATCCGGTGGCGATTTTTCATCAGTCACAGGAGGAACCCGCGTACTTTCTGACTGGCTGATCGTCGAATGTACGGTTAACCCGGGGGAAACATTCTTAGACCGCATGATCTCCATGGTGGAAGGCGCGCAACGCCGTAAAACTCCCAATGAAATCGCGCTCACTATCTTATTAACCGCACTGACCATTATCTTTGTTTTAGTCTGTGCAACATTGTATCCATTCACCTTGTTTGCTACAGAATACGCAGGTGCAGGTGGCGCAGTGTCTATCATTGTACTGATTGCCCTGCTGATCTGTTTGATCCCTACCACCATTGGCGGGCTACTGTCTTCCATTGGGGTTGCTGGCATGAGCCGCATGCTGGGCGCTAACGTGATTGCCACCAGCGGGCGCGCTGTGGAAGCAGCGGGAGACGTTGACGTCCTGTTACTGGACAAAACGGGGACCATCACCCTCGGAAACCGTCAAGCCTCTGAGTTTTTACCGTTAAGTGGAGTTTCGGAGCAACAATTAGCGGATGCTGCTCAACTCTCGTCTCTGGCAGATGAAACCCCTGAAGGGCGCAGTATTGTGGTGCTTGCAAAACAGAAATTCAATTTACGCGAGCGTGATATTCACGCCATGAACGCCACCTTTGTGCCCTTCTCTGCGATGACGCGCATGAGCGGTGTAAACGTCGGCGAACGCATGATCCGCAAAGGTTCTGCTGACGCTATTCGCCGCTATGTAGAAGCTAACCACGGCAAATTCCCAGTAGAAGCCGACAAACTTGTTGAACAAGTGGCGCAGACAGGGGGAACACCGTTAGTGGTGGTTGATAGCCAAACGGTGCTCGGCGTGGTGGCGCTCAAAGACATCGTCAAAGGCGGCATGAAAGAGCGTTTTGCACAAATGCGTGCGATGGGGATCAAAACTGTGATGATCACGGGGGATAACCACCTAACCGCAGCGGCAATCGCGGCAGAAGCAGGCGTGGATGATTTCTTAGCTGAAGCCACCCCCGAAGCAAAACTTGCGTTAATCCGCCAATATCAATCGGAAGGTCGCTTAGTCGCCATGACAGGAGACGGCACCAACGATGCCCCTGCATTAGCACAAGCAGATGTAGCGGTTGCCATGAACTCGGGTACGCAAGCGGCGAAAGAAGCCGGTAACATGGTGGATTTAGATTCCAACCCAACCAAGCTGATTGAAGTGGTGCATATTGGTAAACAAATGCTGATGACTCGCGGCTCATTGACCACATTCAGTATTGCCAACGATATTGCCAAATACTTCGCGATTATTCCGGCCTGTTTTGCGGTCACATGGCCGCAGCTCAATGCCTTGAATATTATGCATTTGCACTCACCTGCATCGGCATTGCTGTCGGCGGTTATTTTTAATGCCTTGATTATCGTGTTCTTAATTCCACTGGCATTAAAAGGGGTAAATTATCGCCCAATGAGTTCTCAATCACTTTTACAGCGTAACTTGAGCCTGTATGGGTTAGGCGGATTGATTGTCCCATTTGTGGGGATCAAACTTATCGATATGTTCATCAGCTTGTTTGGTATTTAA
- the kdpA gene encoding potassium-transporting ATPase subunit KdpA produces the protein MATYAFLLIASFLLVLMLLAKPLGNFIAYLIDGDMPRAIAKSESVFWRLSGIKQVGRDLPEMNYWQYAIAILLFNLLGFGLLFVILMCQGSLPLNPQHYPGMSWDLAFNTAISFVANTNWQSYSGENTLSYLSQMVGLTVQNFLSAATGIAVVFALIRAFSRHGSKTIGNAWVDLARITLYLLLPLAIIFALFFVSQGVIQNFSPYVLSNNLDSAPQLLPMGPVASQEAIKLLGTNGGGFFGANSSHPFENPTALSNFVQMLAIFLIPTALCFAFGRTVCDNKQGHALLWAMAIIFVIAAAVVIHEEYVGNPFLGELHASSTANLEGKESRFGTLGSALYAVVTTAASCGAVNSMHDSYTALGGMVPMWLMQIGEVVFGGVGSGLYGMLLFVLLAVFLAGLMIGRTPEYLGKKIEVREMKMVALAILVTPTLVLLGTTISLMTEAGRAGILNPGAHGFSEVLYAFSSAANNNGSAFAGLSANTPYYNVMLALAMFLGRFGVIFPVLAIAGSMAVKKPQAASLATLPTHGPLFIGLLIMTVLLIGALTFVPALALGPIAEHLQIWLAA, from the coding sequence ATGGCCACCTATGCGTTTTTATTGATCGCCAGTTTTTTACTGGTTCTGATGCTGTTAGCAAAACCACTCGGCAACTTTATTGCTTATCTGATTGATGGTGATATGCCGCGTGCTATTGCCAAAAGTGAATCCGTATTTTGGCGATTAAGCGGCATCAAACAAGTGGGGCGCGATCTCCCTGAGATGAATTACTGGCAATATGCCATCGCCATTTTGCTATTTAACCTGCTAGGTTTTGGCTTACTATTCGTCATTTTAATGTGCCAAGGCTCGTTACCACTCAACCCTCAGCATTATCCGGGAATGAGCTGGGACTTAGCTTTTAATACAGCAATTAGTTTTGTTGCCAATACCAACTGGCAATCTTATAGCGGGGAAAATACCCTAAGCTATCTGAGCCAAATGGTCGGGTTAACCGTACAGAACTTCCTTTCGGCAGCGACAGGGATAGCCGTCGTGTTTGCACTTATCCGTGCATTTTCACGCCACGGTAGCAAAACGATTGGTAATGCTTGGGTTGATTTAGCGCGTATCACGCTGTATCTCCTGCTGCCATTAGCCATTATTTTTGCGTTATTCTTTGTCAGCCAAGGGGTTATTCAAAACTTCTCCCCTTATGTTTTGAGTAACAACCTTGATAGTGCGCCGCAACTGTTACCAATGGGGCCTGTTGCCTCCCAAGAAGCCATCAAATTATTAGGGACCAATGGTGGCGGATTCTTTGGGGCTAACTCATCTCACCCATTTGAAAACCCAACGGCATTAAGCAACTTTGTTCAAATGCTGGCTATCTTCCTTATTCCAACGGCACTTTGCTTTGCTTTTGGTCGTACCGTTTGTGATAACAAGCAAGGTCACGCCCTGTTATGGGCAATGGCGATTATTTTCGTGATTGCCGCCGCCGTTGTGATCCATGAAGAATATGTCGGCAACCCATTCTTAGGGGAGCTACACGCTAGCAGCACAGCCAACCTTGAAGGAAAAGAAAGCCGCTTTGGCACATTAGGATCTGCGTTATACGCCGTCGTCACCACCGCGGCATCTTGTGGTGCTGTGAACTCAATGCACGATTCTTACACTGCATTAGGTGGCATGGTTCCTATGTGGCTGATGCAAATTGGTGAAGTTGTCTTTGGTGGAGTCGGTTCAGGTTTATACGGCATGTTGCTGTTTGTTTTACTTGCCGTGTTCTTAGCGGGATTGATGATTGGTCGTACTCCTGAATACCTCGGTAAAAAAATCGAAGTACGTGAAATGAAAATGGTGGCACTGGCAATTCTTGTTACGCCAACTTTAGTGCTACTTGGTACCACTATTTCACTGATGACCGAAGCAGGACGTGCCGGCATTCTTAACCCTGGCGCTCACGGATTTAGCGAAGTGTTATACGCTTTCTCATCCGCAGCCAACAACAACGGCAGTGCATTTGCAGGATTAAGCGCGAACACGCCGTATTACAACGTGATGCTGGCATTAGCCATGTTCCTCGGACGTTTCGGTGTGATTTTCCCTGTATTAGCTATCGCAGGCTCTATGGCAGTGAAAAAACCACAAGCGGCTAGCCTTGCGACATTGCCGACACACGGTCCACTGTTTATCGGTTTATTAATCATGACTGTTCTTCTCATTGGTGCGCTGACTTTTGTCCCTGCGCTTGCGTTAGGGCCAATCGCGGAACATCTGCAAATTTGGTTAGCGGCATAA
- a CDS encoding C69 family dipeptidase, translating into MILFKKCVIALSINIALISSGLACTTLLAGSEATNDGSLIIARSADSSALKAQHFVIHPAKKNQSGIYSTKEHNGANNFTYPLPKNSLRYTTVPNWKTQLHGATGFNELGVGVSGTESIFASTKALAFDPYVEETGITEDDIPDVLLSRAKTAREAVELLGNIIETQGAGEGFGVAVVDKNELWYLETGTGHQWMAQKIAKDKYFATGNQGRLQAFEVNNPDMLGSKNLVEFAVEKGLYNPAKDGAFNFSKAYTRDDERDRDYNDPRVWIIQQQFNPSLKQDIADGRNFAPFLTPEKKVSVEEAKAMLRNHFEGTEHDPYTNGLNGKEPWRPISVFRTYEAHVMQVRPELPQEIGEVTYVGLGMADLTAFVPFYSGLEAYPKHYGIGTDKADSDSIYWKYRKLQTLVMTDYPKLAPIVKKAYQEWEAKTALEQKAMEVNYLKMAKTDKAAANKMLNKFNLDVMASAEKLTEDLTNQLFTIRTEDIQSDIFFANKSKKD; encoded by the coding sequence ATGATTCTATTTAAAAAATGTGTTATCGCATTGTCAATTAATATCGCATTAATATCATCGGGGTTGGCCTGTACCACGCTACTTGCAGGCAGTGAAGCCACGAATGATGGCTCGCTAATTATCGCGAGAAGCGCTGACAGCAGTGCATTAAAGGCTCAGCATTTTGTAATACATCCAGCAAAGAAAAATCAATCCGGAATATACAGTACAAAAGAACATAATGGTGCTAATAATTTCACCTACCCATTACCAAAAAATTCATTACGATATACAACTGTGCCAAATTGGAAAACACAATTACATGGTGCAACTGGATTTAATGAATTAGGTGTAGGAGTTAGTGGTACCGAATCTATATTTGCTTCTACTAAAGCATTAGCGTTTGATCCCTATGTTGAAGAAACGGGAATTACCGAAGATGATATTCCAGATGTACTTCTTTCTCGTGCAAAAACAGCCCGTGAAGCGGTGGAGCTTTTAGGTAATATTATTGAAACCCAAGGTGCTGGTGAAGGTTTTGGTGTTGCTGTCGTCGATAAAAATGAATTGTGGTATTTAGAAACAGGGACGGGGCATCAATGGATGGCTCAAAAAATTGCAAAAGATAAATATTTTGCAACGGGTAATCAGGGGCGTTTACAAGCATTTGAGGTGAATAATCCCGATATGCTTGGTTCTAAAAACCTCGTTGAATTTGCAGTAGAAAAGGGTTTATACAACCCTGCTAAAGATGGCGCATTCAATTTCTCTAAAGCCTATACGCGTGATGATGAGCGTGATCGTGATTATAACGACCCACGAGTTTGGATCATTCAGCAGCAGTTTAATCCGTCGTTAAAACAAGATATTGCAGATGGTCGAAATTTTGCGCCTTTCTTAACTCCAGAGAAAAAAGTGTCTGTCGAAGAAGCGAAAGCCATGCTACGTAATCACTTTGAAGGCACGGAGCATGATCCGTATACCAACGGCTTAAATGGAAAAGAGCCATGGCGACCAATCAGTGTCTTTAGAACCTACGAGGCTCATGTGATGCAAGTACGTCCGGAGCTACCGCAAGAAATTGGTGAAGTGACATATGTTGGTCTAGGAATGGCTGATTTGACCGCGTTTGTTCCTTTCTATAGTGGGTTAGAAGCTTATCCAAAACATTATGGTATTGGGACAGACAAGGCAGACAGCGATTCTATTTATTGGAAATACCGTAAGTTACAAACATTAGTGATGACGGACTACCCTAAATTGGCGCCTATTGTTAAAAAAGCCTATCAAGAGTGGGAAGCGAAAACGGCGTTAGAGCAAAAAGCCATGGAAGTGAATTACTTAAAAATGGCGAAAACAGATAAAGCCGCCGCCAATAAAATGCTCAACAAGTTTAATTTGGATGTGATGGCAAGCGCCGAGAAGTTAACTGAGGATTTAACTAACCAACTTTTCACTATTCGAACTGAAGATATTCAATCTGATATTTTCTTTGCGAATAAATCTAAGAAAGACTAA
- the kdpF gene encoding K(+)-transporting ATPase subunit F, which produces MSLLSISGAVLVVVLLVYLIYALLNAENF; this is translated from the coding sequence ATGTCACTACTTTCCATTTCTGGGGCAGTTCTTGTTGTTGTACTGCTGGTTTATCTGATTTATGCCCTGCTCAACGCGGAGAATTTCTGA